Proteins encoded together in one Deinococcus metalli window:
- a CDS encoding ATP-binding protein, which produces MPDYEKLGAFYLGKVVDPATNTATDELLLYDSTDLTTHAVIIGMTGSGKTGLGLDLIEEALMDGVPVLAVDPKGDLANLLLTFPDLRPEDFRPWVDDAEATRAGVSPDELAAQKAELWRRGLADWDQSGERIRTLREKADFAIYTPGGSAGLPVSVLKGFDAPPPEIMDDTDALRERVQGTVTGLLGLLGIDADPMRSREHVLLSNLLSSAWADGKSLDMGGLIAGIQSPPFGQIGVMPVDSFYPPKDRFELAMSLNNLLASPGFQAWTQGEPLDVGRFLFTPAGKPRVSIMSIAHLNDSERMFFVSMLLNAVLAWMRTQSGTSSLRAMLYMDEIAGFFPPNGNPPSKPPMLTLLKQARAFGLGVTLATQNPVDLDYKGLSNTGTWMIGRLQTENDKARVLEALQGATAGQNALSRAQLDTMLSGLGKRVFLMHNVHEGHPVLFTTRWTMSYLAGPITGTQIRRLMQGRKEAGGDRPKAEGQTAASPSALGAPPSASAKPVVPPGITEVYVPTSQSGVQYHAQLLAVAQVRYASTKYRVDVAGTLPLVADVTDGPIPVDWDGAAELHVDPNALEKEGAPGATYSDVPAPLLNPKNHAKWAKEAAKYVAASKPLTLWQEPGSGLLSAPGEAEGDFRARASLAGREARDAAVQKLRAKYASKVATLQDRLERAQLRVQQQQAQAQQAQLQTALNVGVGVLGALFGGGRRTTAIRSGVSGVGRSMREGQDVQAAQTELNQVAQQLQDVQNQVQAEVDALTLGAGGDLAKLDVKAKSTDVTVPLVALAWLPYTRSANGALTPAWDGAEG; this is translated from the coding sequence GACCTGACGACGCACGCGGTGATCATCGGCATGACCGGCAGCGGCAAGACCGGCCTGGGCCTGGACCTGATCGAGGAAGCCCTGATGGACGGCGTGCCGGTGCTGGCGGTCGATCCGAAGGGTGACCTGGCGAACCTGCTGCTGACCTTCCCGGACCTGCGCCCGGAGGACTTCCGCCCGTGGGTGGACGACGCCGAGGCCACGCGGGCGGGCGTGTCGCCGGACGAGCTGGCGGCGCAGAAGGCGGAATTGTGGCGCAGGGGCCTCGCGGACTGGGACCAGAGCGGCGAGCGCATCCGCACACTGCGCGAGAAGGCGGACTTCGCCATCTACACGCCCGGGGGCAGCGCGGGCCTGCCGGTCAGCGTCCTCAAGGGCTTCGACGCCCCGCCGCCCGAGATCATGGACGACACCGACGCCCTGCGCGAGCGCGTGCAGGGCACCGTGACGGGTCTGCTGGGCCTGCTCGGCATTGACGCCGACCCGATGCGTTCACGCGAGCACGTGCTGCTCTCGAACCTGCTGAGCAGCGCGTGGGCCGACGGGAAGTCGCTGGACATGGGCGGCCTGATCGCCGGGATCCAGTCGCCGCCGTTCGGGCAGATCGGCGTGATGCCGGTGGATTCCTTCTACCCGCCCAAGGACCGTTTCGAGCTGGCGATGAGCCTGAACAACCTGCTGGCGTCGCCGGGCTTCCAGGCGTGGACACAGGGCGAGCCGCTGGACGTGGGCCGCTTCCTGTTCACGCCGGCGGGGAAACCGCGCGTGTCGATCATGAGCATCGCGCACCTGAACGACTCCGAGCGGATGTTCTTCGTGTCGATGCTGCTGAACGCCGTGCTGGCGTGGATGCGCACGCAGTCGGGCACCAGCTCCCTGCGGGCGATGCTGTACATGGACGAGATCGCGGGCTTCTTCCCCCCGAACGGCAACCCGCCCAGCAAGCCGCCCATGCTGACACTGCTCAAGCAGGCGCGCGCCTTCGGCCTGGGCGTGACGCTCGCCACGCAGAACCCCGTGGACCTGGACTACAAGGGCCTGAGCAACACCGGCACGTGGATGATCGGCCGCCTCCAGACCGAGAACGACAAGGCCCGCGTGCTGGAAGCCCTCCAGGGCGCCACCGCAGGTCAGAACGCCCTGAGCCGGGCGCAGCTGGACACGATGCTCTCCGGCCTGGGCAAGCGCGTGTTCCTGATGCACAACGTCCATGAGGGCCACCCCGTGCTGTTCACCACCCGCTGGACCATGAGTTATCTCGCCGGGCCGATCACGGGCACGCAGATCCGCCGGCTGATGCAGGGCCGGAAAGAGGCTGGAGGCGACAGGCCGAAGGCTGAAGGCCAGACTGCGGCTTCGCCCTCGGCGCTCGGCGCTCCGCCCTCCGCTTCCGCGAAGCCGGTCGTGCCCCCCGGCATCACCGAGGTCTACGTCCCGACGTCGCAGTCGGGCGTGCAGTACCACGCGCAGCTGCTGGCGGTGGCGCAGGTGCGCTACGCGTCCACGAAGTACCGGGTGGACGTGGCGGGCACGTTGCCGCTGGTGGCCGACGTGACCGACGGCCCGATTCCCGTGGACTGGGACGGCGCGGCCGAGCTGCACGTCGATCCGAACGCGCTGGAGAAGGAGGGTGCGCCGGGCGCGACGTACTCGGACGTGCCCGCGCCGCTGCTGAACCCGAAGAACCACGCGAAGTGGGCGAAGGAGGCGGCGAAGTACGTGGCGGCCAGCAAGCCCCTGACGCTGTGGCAGGAGCCCGGCAGCGGCCTGCTGAGCGCGCCCGGCGAGGCCGAGGGAGACTTCCGCGCCCGTGCCAGCCTCGCCGGGCGCGAGGCGCGCGACGCGGCGGTGCAGAAGCTGCGCGCGAAGTACGCGAGCAAGGTCGCCACCCTGCAAGACCGGCTGGAACGCGCGCAGCTGCGGGTGCAGCAGCAGCAGGCGCAGGCGCAGCAGGCCCAGCTCCAGACGGCCCTGAACGTCGGGGTGGGCGTGCTGGGGGCGCTGTTCGGCGGCGGGCGCCGCACCACGGCCATCCGCAGCGGCGTGTCGGGCGTGGGCCGTTCCATGCGCGAGGGCCAGGATGTGCAGGCCGCCCAGACAGAACTGAACCAGGTGGCGCAGCAGCTCCAGGACGTGCAGAACCAGGTGCAGGCCGAGGTGGACGCCCTGACGCTGGGCGCCGGCGGCGATCTGGCGAAGCTCGACGTGAAGGCCAAGAGCACCGACGTGACGGTCCCCCTGGTGGCCCTGGCGTGGCTGCCGTACACCCGCTCGGCGAACGGCGCGCTCACGCCGGCGTGGGACGGGGCGGAGGGATAA